AAGGATGGCTTCTGTCATTGCTCTACtttcaatcaaatttttaagtGTATCGATGTAATCTGGTTTGGATGTATCTTATAAATAGTTCTGCTATGATATAACGTGTAATTTTCAGTGAATGGCTTGTTCTTctacaaatttcaaacatattgCGCAGCCCTTTATCATGGATACATTTGCTTTAAATTTGGTATACGggcaatatttgtacaaaagaaCAATACTGCCAAGGCACACATCGATCATGCATAGTTGGGGCTGTATTTGGTGCACCCTACTTTGGAGTGAGGGAGGAAAAAGCTAACTAGAAAGGGGAGAAGCTAGCTAGAAGAAGAGAGAAAGAAGAAGTGATTGGTGTTGTTTCTTGTGGAGTGCAGCGTAGTGCATAGCCATAGCTAGTGAAAGAGAAATAGGGGGTGACAAGGATTTTACTTGGCTGCTTGGCTTTGTGAGGCACATAGagaataaatattctaattttgagaAGTGTAATGCAGCTGTTGTGTTGGGTCTACAAGtagatattatgtaaaaatccGGAATCTATTAAATTGATGGCAGTTTCGGCGGTCTGCTTTTCTATGAGCATACATAAGTAAACAGCAAAAGATAGTGGAACGTTCTTGCGCACACCTTGtcccctgtatatatttttcatgtgcTTAGCTTGAAGACTCAAGCTGTAGTAACAACTGAGGAAGAAGCAGTGTAGAAGGGGGGAGGTCTAGCCACTACACTCTGGACTCTACTCATCAATCATCACTGACTGGTCTCTCTAAATCATGTTTTGATTCCTGGATTTGAATGGGGGCAATGAGTAATCCAAAGGTGATTTCATGTGTCGTGGAGAATGTGTTGCCGGATATCCTGTTTGTGAGTTTCACTTCCTCAAGCGGATCAGGGAAAATCTATCAAGGAGCTCTCATCCACCAGCCGCCTCTTCAAAGGTATGCATGCCTAAGCTAAGGAATCCTTTTCCAGATTcctaaattaactttaatctcTGGATTTTCCTGGGCCAGGCCTCCGCACATTGATAACTTCCCACTCCAATTGAAAAATGACAATCCAAGGGACTTTGCTTTGGAATCCTTCCCGACCCTTTCCCGCCGACATACCTACTACGAAAATGGGGCTCGGGGCCTCTCCCAATCCGTGACTCTTCCTGCCAAGAAGCTGGGAGTGCGACTTCGAGCACGACAAGTCCTCTGTCACAACTGCAAAAATGTTTGCAATGAAAAGGGGGAAAACGTTCAACAACAGACGAAGAAGCATCCCGTGAAAAGGATGACGCGAGGCAACAGTAGTTCGCAGTGCTCTTCCTCCTCCAAAAATCCTACACCTCCCTTTACTCTTGTTCCTAAAATTAGACGACTGGATCCCAGGGAAATCAACAAGTACTCAGATTCCTCCTCTGAAGTGGATAAACCACTTATTAAAATTCGATTATCTGGCAACTCGAAAATGGGGGCATACAGAGCACTGCGAAGGAAAAGAAGTGCTGTCGGATCCATGGAAGACCTATGGgatgaaaatgtatttcaagAGTCGTCTTCATCTAATAAAGACTTGGGAGAAGTTGTAGAGCTGGACGACGAGGAAGAGGATAGTTCAAATGTGAAAGAGTCCTCAGAGTTACCACACAAGTCCACTCCCGTTTTGAAAATTTCCTTTGGATCACATCAAGGGCGTGGAACCGTTATGAAAATCCCTGCCCGTGCTAGAAATGTCCCCTCTCTCGAAGAGGTCTTGGAAgaaggaaatgaagaaaatagtaAGGTAGAAAAGAAAGCCCCAGGAGAATCTTCTGGAGCTAGAGCTGCTAAGAAAGCTCTAAAACGTGCTCGTAAAGAGGCACAGAAAAGGCTGAAATCCAATTGTATGACTGCATCTCCTCGTTATCGGGGTTCTCCCGTGTATTGTTCTCCTGGAAGACCTAATATTGCAAGTCCTTTAAGTGGCTCATCTGATAATTTCTCTCCAGCAAGGTCTCCTTTTATGACTATGTCACCGCGATCCGTTACTCCTGGCTCATCTCCTGCCTATTCAGTCATTCTACCCCCTCCATCGCCGTCACAAAACGGAGGAAGGCCCAGAAATAAAATGATCATTCGCCGTCCTAAGCACAAacgaaaaaaacataaaaagaataaaaaaacggaAGATGATGATGTGAAAGCATTACCAGATACGACTGGCTCTGAGCAAATATCTAACAATAGTTCAAACGAATCATCATCATCAACTTCACCCAATCAACCAAGGTTAGGAGAATTAATTGGGCAAACTGTAGATTCTTGTATGATGGAAGATGGAAAGACTATGTGTGTTGGAGATGTAGTGTGGGGGAAAACAGAGGAGTTTCCATGGTGGCCAGGAAAAGTAAGCTTTTTTAGCactgaaatgaaaaattatactatttactCTTCTTTTTTCCCCCAAACAGGTCACTGACATATATTTAAACCCGGATGCTTCAGGAGACATTCAGCCCGAAGCAAAAGTAACTTGGTATACATACCAGAATGACATCGTTTCCTCCCTTCTTCGGCGTGCACATATTAAACCCTTTCGAGAATCATATCAGGTTTgcagatttattttaataaatgggaTTAATGGCCTATCTATCTGTATATTTCGATTCCTTGCAGGACTGTTTTTCTAAGACACAAGACGCTCAAACGTATAAAGAGGCAGTTGAGGCAGCCTCAGAGGAATTACGCTTAAAGACTGTTTCAAATCAACCCCTGTCTTCTCCAAGGCCCATTGATTGTCAGACATAACATTTATATGccttttttttccaatggtGTTTGACTTTAgtaactttttttccttcatttttattttccttgcactctAAAAAATGCACATTCCAATAACATAAGAACTTTAAACCTGAATACATACATTATTGCCTACTCCGTTAGTTCAGTTctctcttcttatttttaaaagaggtCAAAACTCTGAACATCAACTAAATCATCATACATGTATTGGGTGGTGATCAATACCCATTTCCAAGTTGAAATCTGTACAAATTTCCTATCTTTATAGATAAAATGCATCTGCCATTAATTTTTTGCCttagtattttctatttttttttttcctgcaaCGTATTATGTATCCGTATAAgttgtttcattttaaatatttaagtaagtaAAGTTAAGGAAACAGGAGAGTGTCCTTTCTCTCTATTCAAGGATAAAGGCTTAAAAGTAGCTTTACTTCTAAGTATACAGTATGTATCTTTCCTTATCACGTTAGGCAATAATTTGTTGTTCcgtacttaattttttttcataataatatattcaccCCCAACCTCCTAATATGTAAAAGTtatctatttattgttttgttttattggtatattgataaaaatacgtATTCTATGATCGATGTCATTGCAAAATTGCATCTACAATATAttgagatataaatattattttttatacataatcatGATATTCACTCATTTATATAttcagttatcattattattgtattgagagcaaaatatgttcattgtcgtatttttttttaataccacaaattataattatcatcattagtcaagatatatatatatatacctatattgttCTAttcattgtttgtttgttttttataaataatttctgatGTGGTTATCCTATTTAATATGACCcaataaactaattatttcatAGTGTTTTATGTTTTCCAActtttaagaataattgataaaatattattactaaacaTTTGAATACTTTctttatacaaaatgaatta
The genomic region above belongs to Lepeophtheirus salmonis chromosome 8, UVic_Lsal_1.4, whole genome shotgun sequence and contains:
- the LOC121122630 gene encoding uncharacterized protein, with product MGAMSNPKVISCVVENVLPDILFVSFTSSSGSGKIYQGALIHQPPLQRPPHIDNFPLQLKNDNPRDFALESFPTLSRRHTYYENGARGLSQSVTLPAKKLGVRLRARQVLCHNCKNVCNEKGENVQQQTKKHPVKRMTRGNSSSQCSSSSKNPTPPFTLVPKIRRLDPREINKYSDSSSEVDKPLIKIRLSGNSKMGAYRALRRKRSAVGSMEDLWDENVFQESSSSNKDLGEVVELDDEEEDSSNVKESSELPHKSTPVLKISFGSHQGRGTVMKIPARARNVPSLEEVLEEGNEENSKVEKKAPGESSGARAAKKALKRARKEAQKRLKSNCMTASPRYRGSPVYCSPGRPNIASPLSGSSDNFSPARSPFMTMSPRSVTPGSSPAYSVILPPPSPSQNGGRPRNKMIIRRPKHKRKKHKKNKKTEDDDVKALPDTTGSEQISNNSSNESSSSTSPNQPRLGELIGQTVDSCMMEDGKTMCVGDVVWGKTEEFPWWPGKVTDIYLNPDASGDIQPEAKVTWYTYQNDIVSSLLRRAHIKPFRESYQDCFSKTQDAQTYKEAVEAASEELRLKTVSNQPLSSPRPIDCQT